A stretch of the Ostrea edulis chromosome 9, xbOstEdul1.1, whole genome shotgun sequence genome encodes the following:
- the LOC125659303 gene encoding uncharacterized protein LOC125659303, protein MSWMSANTTSLSCHQHHQPLLSPTLPASPPPASTASPPPAATASPPPVPPTSLAAGSTSLSFHRLDGRAPEVLAPVMEYIIRTWIRSPIFEIHLVSMLYLEATDICLQMKMVSEVKMQRYQRKRTRQVEGRVFELWYQYCNRDITASQLLQRCANIYGPSAQ, encoded by the coding sequence ATGTCATGGATGTCAGCCAACACCACCAGCCTCTCCTGCCACCAACACCACCAGCCTCTCCTGTCACCAACACTACCAGCCTCTCCACCGCCAGCTTCAACAGCCTCTCCGCCGCCAGCTGCAACAGCCTCTCCGCCTCCAGTTCCACCAACCTCTCTCGCTGCCGGTTCAACCAGCCTCTCGTTCCATCGTCTGGATGGCCGTGCTCCAGAAGTATTGGCTCCAGTTATGGAATATATCATCAGAACATGGATTCGTAGCCCCATATTTGAAATCCATCTAGTATCCATGCTGTATTTGGAAGCAACGGACATTTGCCTTCAGATGAAGATGGTGTCCGAAGTCAAGATGCAGCGGTACCAACGGAAGAGGACCCGTCAAGTAGAGGGACGTGTTTTTGAATTGTGGTACCAGTACTGCAACAGGGATATTACGGCAAGCCAGCTACTGCAGAGATGTGCCAACATCTACGGTCCTTCTGCACAGTGA